A stretch of Fusarium fujikuroi IMI 58289 draft genome, chromosome FFUJ_chr10 DNA encodes these proteins:
- a CDS encoding related to 6-hydroxy-D-nicotine oxidase, whose amino-acid sequence MYNIPFLATGARHGYTTTLGELHNGLAIDLSHFKEFELDADAKTLTVGPGVTVGEIFDPLFSAGFEIQTGSAPCPSFIGVTLGGGVGRLQGVYGLLSDALISVRLITANGEVLEVSRNRYPDLFWAIRGAGANFGVVTSATYNVHPLTNNGDMFVAEFIVPPRRCSEYLRKMESMSPLPAELSSLLLNSFNTTTNQTQLYAHWAYKGTETDARKHLSPILNMNLTATQMRVLPWNRLVENTFAGAAVTSRSSSLLYEFFPNQAMAAIPLDETAFPRRDTTAYINLILTSSIHSSDIDNALARFGEEIRRDVAATSGYPEITTFVNYAHGDETLDQIYGKNKLARLAALKKIWDPKEVFSFNNGLPTRYP is encoded by the exons ATGTATAATATTCCCTTCCTTGCTACAGGTGCTCGTCACGGGTATACAACAACCCTGGGAGAGCTACATAATGGCCTCGCGATAGATCTCAGTCATTTTAAAGAATTCGAACTAGACGCGGATGCAAAAACTTTGACTGTCGGCCCTGGCGTCACAGTTGGCGAAATATTCGACCCGCTGTTCAGTGCTGGGTTTGAAATCC AGACCGGCAGCGCCCCTTGTCCCAGTTTCATCGGCGTCACACTTGGCGGCGGTGTTGGTCGCTTACAAGGCGTCTACGGCTTACTCTCTGATGCGCTCATTTCGGTTCGTCTCATCACTGCCAACGGCGAGGTTTTAGAGGTTTCAAGAAATAGATACCCCGATTTATTCTGGGCGATTCGTGGTGCGGGCGCAAACTTTGGCGTTGTAACCTCTGCCACTTACAACGTTCATCCACTGACAAACAACGGCGACATGTTTGTTGCGGAATTTATCGTTCCACCTCGGAGGTGCTCGGAGTACCTCCGAAAGATGGAATCTATGTCACCGCTACCCGCTGAGTTATCTTCTCTGTTGTTGAACAGTTTTAACACGACCACGAACCAG ACTCAATTGTATGCGCACTGGGCTTACAAGGGCACTGAAACTGATGCCCGTAAACATTTATCACCAATCTTGAACATGAACCTCACAGCAACTCAAATGAGGGTACTGCCTTGGAACAGACTCGTAGAGAACACTTTCGCTGGAGCTGCCGTCACT TCGCGCagttcctctcttctttatgAATTCTTTCCAAATCAAGCTATGGCTGCCATTCCCTTGGACGAAACTGCGTTTCCGCGGAGGGATACAACGGCATACAT AAATCTCATCTTGACTTCGAGCATTCATAGCAGTGACATAGACAATGCTCTGGCAAGGTTTGGTGAAGAGATTCGACGTGATGTGGCCGCAACGTCAGGCTATCCAGAAATCACAACGTTCGTCAATTATGCCCACGGTGACGAGACACTGGATCAAATCTATGGCAAGAATAAACTGGCACGCTTAGCAGCGCTGAAGAAGATATGGGATCCTAAGGaagtcttcagcttcaacaatgGCTTGCCTACTAGGTATCCTTGA
- a CDS encoding related to dehydrogenase encodes MDVPGYAIIVGGGSGIGRACAISFAKEGASGVLIADINVRPAKDAVSECKAAAVNKEFRCEAIHVDVTREDSVQNLMSHAVQTFGRIDYCVNSAGIGVRQAVDIANTSLSDFERFLRVNTTGMFLVTREASITMRSQEPVATSAGRGVSRGAIVNIGSASSMVASPGVLPYTTSKHAALGLTKNSALDNASHGIRVNCVCPSWTDTPMTRQALEGVQGLVEFVHAAVPMGRIATPEEVADAVIFLCSSRSSYITGTALIVDGGTTLTAMR; translated from the exons ATGGACGTTCCTGGATATGCTATAATAGTTGGAGGGG GGAGTGGCATTGGTCGGGCTTGTGCCATCTCCTTTGCAAAGGAGGGGGCTTCTGGTGTTCTGATAGCTGACATTAACGTCCGCCCGGCGAAAGATGCTGTCAGCGAGTGCAAAGCCGCAGCAGTAAACAAGGAATTCCGCTGTGAGGCCATTCATGTCGACGTGACTCGCGAAGATTCGGTTCAAAACTTGATGAGCCATGCCGTACAGACCTTCGGGCGCATTGATTACTGCGTCAACTCGGCTGGC ATCGGAGTTCGGCAAGCGGTCGATATTGCCAACACGTCTTTGTCCGACTTTGAGAGATTTCTTCGAGTTAACACTACAGGAATGTTTCTTGTCACGCGAGAAGCTTCTATCACCATGCGGTCTCAAGAGCCAGTCGCAACCTCAGCTGGTAGAGGGGTATCGCGCGGGGCGATTGTGAATATTGGCTCTGCGTCTTCCATGGTTGCAAGTCCAGGTGTCCTACCGTACACCACGTCAAAGCACGCTGCACTTGGATTGACGAAGAATAGCG CTCTTGACAACGCGTCACATGGAATTAGAGTCAACTGCGTTTGCCCTTCCTGGACAGATACCCCGATGACACGACAGGCCCTCGAAGGCGTACAGGGTCTTGTTGAGTTTGTGCATGCCGCAGTGCCGATGGGCAGGATTGCAACGCCAGAGGAAGTGGCAGATGCTGTTATCTTCTTGTGTAGTTCGAGATCTAGCTACATTACTGGCACAGCCttgattgttgatggtggAACAACGCTGACGGCCATGAGATAA
- a CDS encoding related to O-methylsterigmatocystin oxidoreductase, with the protein MFVYLLIPVLILGFWQLSKVGRRPAGYPPGPPTLPIIGNLHQIPNRKRHIQFQKWAQEYGPIYSLILGTKVMIVLNTDQTVKELVDKRGGIYSSRPESYIGQDVLSGGFRILFMPDNEVWKMARKLVHRILGATAARSYIPYQDLESKSMLFDFLKSPDHFVDHLRRYTASLTTQITFGSRTTSIKDERFKEAFGIFDRSSEMIGSRTAALLDLIPALRRIPDFLMPIKKEGRMIHKRELSLFRGLYLAAKKGLEDGSAKPCVCVDLVKLQKEEGFSDTFASYLSGSLLQAGSETTASILIGFVHAMVIFPHVAKTAQMDLDRVCGDRLPSLDDMPDLPYIHACMKESLRWMPGFMLGIPHATAQHDNYLGYYIPKGATVIINVWAIHNDPKRHPSPRQFDPMRYIDDQQTSIEAANNPDPTKRDHYVFGAGRRRCQGMHIADQSSLLAISRLLWAFDFDRVVSSETGSDIIPDAEDVTEGIMSIPSPFPVRIVPRSAKREEAVADAWIQASDLLDERGEWKAVPQDLLWTISES; encoded by the exons ATGTTCGTCTATCTCTTGATTCCAGTCTTgattcttggcttctggCAACTGAGCAAGGTCGGACGTCGGCCAGCGGGTTATCCCCCCGGCCCACCAACCCTTCCTATAATCGGCAACCTACACCAGATCCCAAACAGAAAGCGCCATATTCAGTTCCAAAAATGGGCTCAAGAGTATGGCCCTATATACTCACTGATACTAGGAACAAAAGTCATGATAGTCCTAAACACAGATCAGACTGTTAAAGAACTTGTGGATAAACGAGGTGGCATCTATTCAAGTCGACCAGAGTCATACATAGGTCAAGATGTTCTCAGCGGAGGCTTTCGTATCCTATTTATG CCGGATAATGAAGTCTGGAAAATGGCCCGGAAGCTTGTCCATCGCATCCTGGGAGCGACGGCAGCTCGAAGCTACATACCGTACCAGGACCTAGAGAGCAAATCAATGCTGTTCGACTTTCTAAAGAGCCCGGATCATTTTGTCGACCACTTGCGTCGATATACAGCTTCACTGACTACCCAAATAACATTCGGCTCTCGTACTACGAGCATTAAAGATGAGCGATTCAAGGAAGCATTTGGT ATATTTGATCGCAGTTCAGAGATGATCGGTTCAAGA ACAGCGGCCCTTCTAGATCTCATACCCGCTTTGAGACGGATCCCTGACTTTCTCATGccgatcaagaaggaagggCGCATGATACATAAGCGAGAACTGAGCCTCTTTCGTGGTCTCTAccttgcagccaagaagggtCTCGAAGACGGCTCAGCTAAG CCTTGTGTCTGTGTCGACCTCGTCAAATtgcagaaagaagaaggattctCCGACACTTTTGCTTCATATCTAAGTGGCTCACTGCTTCAAGCAGGCTCTGAAACAACGGCCAGTATCCTCATCGGTTTCGTCCACGCCATGGTCATATTTCCTCATGTCGCAAAAACTGCACAAATGGATCTTGATCGTGTTTGTGGAGATCGCCTCCCGAGTCTTGATGATATGCCTGATCTGCCTTATATCCATGCTTGCATGAAGGAAAGTTTACGTTGGATGCCTGGGTTCATGCTGGGTATACCGCATGCAACAGCTCAACATGATAACTATCTCGGATATTACATTCCCAAGGGAGCAACAGTCATCATTAACGTCTG GGCCATTCACAACGACCCAAAGAGACATCCGTCACCACGACAGTTCGATCCCATGCGCTACATCGATGATCAGCAAACATCTATCGAAGCCGCAAATAACCCAGACCCTACCAAGCGCGACCACTACGTGTTCGGGGCGGGGAGGCGCAGATGTCAAGGTATGCATATAGCCGACCAGTCATCACTCCTGGCCATTTCACGCCTTTTGTGGGCGTTCGACTTTGACAGGGTCGTCAGCTCCGAGACAGGCAGTGACATTATACCCGATGCAGAGGACGTCACAGAAGGTATAATGTCCATTCCATCCCCGTTCCCTGTCCGGATAGTTCCGCGGAGCGccaagagagaagaggctgtGGCTGATGCATGGATTCAAGCTTCTGATCTGCTTGATGAGCGTGGAGAATGGAAAGCAGTCCCCCAAGATCTTCTCTGGACGATATCGGAATCGTAA
- a CDS encoding related to short-chain dehydrogenase/reductase family protein, putative: MSAELEHQAAFEATFRGWLSRQFTTPKPLPTTLEPAEKTAIITGSNTGLGFEASRQLLKLGLSHLIMAVRSHTKGDAAASILRDEFPQSTVSVWILDMESYDSVTAFAARCATLPRIDIVILNAALIKPSLTRASTGHELTMQVVYLSTALLTILLLPILKSKRTAAGTRPPVITVVGSDLAYRADMHTMGPVVEQSDKDQGYNQFVWYARSKLLLTFFVSTLAESVNPNHVIVNMVNPGTTRGTAFLREFSPLLERLAGALQLIFARPVDIAATNYLDACLLRGIESHGSFISDWSIKPYPAIWYTSVGKDLGKTLWEETMREFEPFGVAKIIEDLKKTQFGDREASKPRTSIPTERRTEANLI, from the exons ATGTCCGCTGAGCTCGAACATCAAGCTGCCTTCGAGGCCACCTTTCGAGGCTGGCTATCCCGCCAATTCACCACCCCAAAGCCCTTACCAACCACTCTCGAACCGGCAGAAAAGACTGCAATAATCACCGGGAGCAATACTGGCCTGGGCTTCGAAGCAAGTCGACAGCTCCTCAAGCTAGGCCTTTCCCACCTTATCATGGCTGTGCGCTCCCATACGAAAGGCGACGCAGCAGCTAGCATCTTACGAGATGAATTCCCCCAATCTACAGTATCTGTTTGGATTCTTGATATGGAGTCTTACGATTCTGTCACGGCATTTGCGGCCCGATGTGCCACGCTTCCACGTATCGACATTGTCATTCTCAACGCGGCGCTGATCAAACCCTCTTTAACTAGAGCATCTACCGGACATGAGCTCACCATGCAAGTTGTTTACCTTTCCACGGCGCTCCTCACCATCTTGCTACTACCCATTTTGAAGTCGAAAAGGACTGCCGCTGGCACACGTCCCCCAGTCATCACAGTTGTTGGATCCGACCTCGCATATCGTGCTGACATGCACACAATGGGCCCTGTAGTGGAACAGTCGGACAAAGATCAAGGTTACAATCAATTCGTATGGTATGCGCGGTCGAAACTCCTGCTCACATTCTTTGTATCAACGCTTGCCGAGTCTGTCAACCCGAATCATGTAATCGTGAACATGGTTAATCCAGGAACCACGCGAGGAACGGCCTTCCTCCGGGAATTCTCCCCCCTCCTTGAGAGGCTTGCAGGAGCACTGCAATTAATATTTGCCAGACCTGTGGATATCGCTGCTACTAATTATCTCGATGCTTGCCTTTTGCGTGGTATAGAGAGCCATGGGTCATTTATTAGTGATTGGAGTATCAAGCC GTACCCCGCCATATGGTATACTTCTGTAGGTAAAGACTTGGGGAAAACGTTGTGGGAAGAGACAATGCGTGAGTTTGAGCCCTTTGGAGTGGCAAAGATCATCGAGGATTTGAAGAAAACCCAGTTTGGAGACAGGGAGGCCAGCAAACCTAGGACCTCTATCCCTACTGAAAGAAGAACTGAGGCAAACTTGATATAG
- a CDS encoding related to 1-acyldihydroxyacetone-phosphate reductase, with amino-acid sequence MARPKFALVTGCGQGGIGEALVMEYKRLSMHAIATVLPHESSVHLSQAGITCFPLDVKVEDSVSELKLKVQELTGGHLHILVNCAGIAYTMTAIDTDVIVVQRMFDVNVFGPMRMVHHFHDMIIEASGTIVNIGSIGGTIPFVYGSSYNASKAALQHWSNTLRVEMAPFRVKVITVISGEVNTNILKADAHRRLPEGSYYSALAKEFEQHVLRKPKNATDRLELAENVVKESLKSRPSAWFWFGSFSTLTRFLDTFAWRAIWDSILWRMFDMKKLQRAHAARFQEEGTR; translated from the exons ATGGCTCGCCCTAAGTTCGCTCTCGTTACTGG ATGCGGCCAAGGTGGAATCGGAGAGGCACTTGTCATGGAGTACAAGCGCCTTTCAATGCACGCAATCGCGACCGTTCTTCCCCACGAGTCAAGTGTTCATCTATCGCAGGCTGGCATCACCTGCTTCCCTCTGGACGTAAAAGTTGAGGATTCCGTCTcagagctcaagctcaaagtcCAAGAACTCACCGGTGGACACCTCCATATCCTCGTAAACTGCGC AGGAATTGCATACACTATGACCGCTATCGACACAGACGTGATTGTTGTACAGCGTATGTTTGATGTGAATGTCTTTGGCCCCATGCGCATGGTCCATCATTTTCATGATATGATCATTGAAGCATCCGGCACCATAGTCAACATTGGTTCCATTGGGGGAACGATTCCCTTTGTTTACGGCT CGTCATATAATGCTTCTAAAGCGGCTCTGCAGCATTGGTCTAATACCCTGAGGGTCGAAATGGCTCCATTCAG AGTCAAAGTAATTACG GTTATTTCAGGAGAAGTAAACACCAATATTCTAAAGGCCGACGCCCATAGAAGACTTCCAGAAG GGTCCTACTACTCCGCCCTTGCCAAGGAATTTGAGCAGCATGTCTTGCGAAAGCCGA AAAATGCCACCGACCGTTTGGAATTAGCTGAGAACGTTGTCAAGGAAAGTCTGAAGAGCCGTCCGTCTGCTTGGTTTTGGTTCGGAAGCTTCAGCACCTTGACCAGATTTCTCGACACGTTTGCTTGGCGAGCCATATGG GACTCAATCCTTTGGAGAATGTTTGACATGAAAAAGCTGCAACGGGCTCACGCAGCTAGGTTTCAGGAGGAGGGAACAAGATGA